The DNA window AACGCGGTACCCGGATCAATGCCACAGGCGCGACACCAGTCGAGGTAAAACAAAACATCGACATATCGCTCTCCGCGCTCGATTTTAGAAACGTTCGGCTGGTCTACGTGCAGCCGCCGAGCGAGTTGCACCTGCGTGAGGTCGGCAGCAAGTCGAAGCCTGCGCATATGGAAACGCAGACGCTTGTAACGCTCGTCATTGATGTTGATAGTAGGGGGCATACGCGTATGCTCCCTACTAT is part of the Paraburkholderia phytofirmans OLGA172 genome and encodes:
- a CDS encoding helix-turn-helix domain-containing protein yields the protein MPPTININDERYKRLRFHMRRLRLAADLTQVQLARRLHVDQPNVSKIERGERYVDVLFYLDWCRACGIDPGTAFSKLASLDKQ